Genomic segment of Brachyhypopomus gauderio isolate BG-103 chromosome 10, BGAUD_0.2, whole genome shotgun sequence:
tgccccccccccccccccccacctactaccccccccccccccccccccccccagcttggTGCTTTTTTCAGTACCTTACGACCCTAATGACAACACTGTCACTTCCAATCACTTCAGCCGCGCTCCAGAATCCATTTTTCAAACTTTATGACAGCTGTAATGGCTGCCACCTGTGGGGCCGTCCCCGCCTGTCGAGCGGCCAGTCCCCGGCGTGCAGGAGTAGCCGCAGACAAAGGGCTCCATTAGGTTCGGACGGCCCTACTGCGGTGAGCTCACTCAGCCATTAAATGAGTTCCAGCTCAGATCTctgatcacccccccccccccccccccccagaccacACCGCCCCAGCAGGTCCGCCACAGGCCTCCCGTCACCGACGCCGCCACCTCTGCGGACCCCGTCgggctgatcccagatcagaccTGGGTGCTCTCGCTCATTAGGATTAGGAGATGAAAGGGGAAAGGTGGACTGATCCTGGGTGTGTATGAACAGACTGGATTTCACTTGGACTTCAAGTggatttttttccacaaaacaaCTTTGTTTTTCATGTGTCCATTagacaataataacaatatataaaatatgtaataacaataatcacattttaaaacaaacaaaacatacaaataTAGGAAAATAAAGCACCGTAGTGTGTGCACATATCCGTATCCACACAGCTACTACTGTCGCATGGTGAAACGGGCTCCTTCTTGGAGGACACCTACCCTTCCAGAAGGTCCATGGTGGTCGTGGTGACGTCGGCGTACAGCAGGGTGTGTCCCAGCCTCTGGCTCCGCAGGTGCCGGCTGTAGGTCTGCATGCAGAAGTGCTCGGAGAGGCTCTCAGGGGCCTGGAGGTGCAGGGCCAACTCCCCCTCAGCCGGCAGGACCTCGTCCCCGGGGCCCCACACCACCCTGAGGACTCCACCGGAGCCGATTACTGCACCCTTGTCATCCACATTCCCACGCAGCCAGTGCTCAAACGCACTCCTCAGCTCCTGTAGGGACACACGGTGGGAACGGCGTGAGAACCCCGGGACGGAGAATGTCCGCGCGGGGGCCCCTCGTCCGTCTACGCTCCGACTGAAGCGTCTTTCTCCTGGGGGGGGAGTTGGCTCTTTACCCACCTACATCTTTCTGATGCCCTGTGGTAACATCTGTTCTAACAATAAACGGATTTTATTCCTGTCGAGCTTTATTTGAATAGAACTTTATTTCAATAGagctttatttgtatagcagcTTTCCTAATAATTGAGGCAGGACCATGGCCGTGGTTGCTCGCGGACCGGTCACACACCAGATGACATGGTTAAAAAAAAGGCTTACTGTATGTGTTAGAGAGTACAATTACAACCCTTTTGTTTTTACCCCCAAGCAGCCTGTTCGCTGTAACGATTCTTCACTGTGACGCTTAATGAATTCTGACAGTGTTAAATGAATTCCATAGGGGGCGTTAAAACTATTTGTTAATCAGCTGCTGATTAATGAACCGGATTATCAGCTAGTGATGAACAGACAGCTCTGGTAGAGGACAGGTAATTTCATCAAAATGTTTTGTACTATTTACGGCAACCTGGACGATCCACACGTCTGATCGGCTTTACGGTCTGCGGCCTCTTTAAGTGGACAACAGGCATGGCTAATCAATTAGTGAACCCACTGGCTATGTTGTAACTTTCTCCCCCGAGAAGCCAAGTTTCGCTTGTAACACGAGCCTGTGTTCGAACTCGGTTACCCAGTGCAGCCATACACTACAGTCACTTCAGGGATTTTCTTTGGACAAATTCACTTATATTAGTGACAAACCGCATAAGATAAAGACACTCGCTGCTCCTGGGGGGATGTACTCAATCAGCAGAAGGGCTTCATTTGATATGTATCTGTAATCATGTGATTGCAGCGGTAGACGTCCATGTCCTGTTGCCATAGAAACAGTCCGCATGTTGAGTAAAACATCTTAAATTTAAATCAATCACAATTAATGTGACTAATGCAGAAAAACACTTTGCATCAAAATGGAATTTAAATCAAGGAAATCCAATGTGCTAACATTGGAAAGTACAGGCTGACACGCTGCTCAGATTTATAAGGTTTAAAAGGAACTAGATTTAAATAAAGTGTAAAAAACAAATCAGGAAAAAATGGaaacaagaaagaaaagaaaaaagaaaggaaagctGAATTTCAGAAGATTCATTGTGAaggcagaacacacaccaccacacactatcACCTTCTGAGCTTCATGTGATGCAGGGcggattcagtgtgtgtgtgtgtgtgtgtgtgtgtgtgtgtgtgtgtgtgtggtggaaagTGAaaatctttttatttatttgttttacttGAAAACTGAACATCAGCAAATAAAACAACAACGAATAGATGAATGAATTCAAAATTATTCCAGGTGCAGCCTGAGCGAACCACATACTGATCAACAGTCCTGTACAACCCACACGGACCGCGTCTCGGAGAAAGCCCAGAACGAAAACACGCATTCCGACGAACAGCGCGGCAGACCTCCACGGACATGTTTCCGGCCGAGAGACAGAATTTCCTCCATAAGGAGAAAATTCGATTTCCATCAGACAGCTGAGAAGCTGCTGGCCCAGCCGGCGTCCCTCCGACACCAGGCTCTGAGAACAACACCACAGCGAGGAAGATGCTGTAATTAGCAGGTTCTGAATGAGTGAACATATTGGTGCTTAACCAATCAGAAGAGCTTATCGGCACGTCCCAATTGTGGGACTGTAAAGAGGTGCAATAATAGAGTCCCTGTGGGCCTGTTAACAGGGAgctgggggagaggagggaatAGCCTAATCAGCCAGTGCTGAGGTGAAAGGTCATTCTGCATCAACACGGCACACCGCAGCAACAAGGAGACCCCCAGAGCAGCTGATCCTCTTCCAGAcgcgcgtgcgcgcacacacacacacacacacacacacacacacacacacacacacacacacacacacacacacacctcctgggGTCTGTGTGGAGACAGGGAGGTAGGGGGTGTCGTACTATAAACGTGCAAAAAacgagacacagaaacagaccGCGATACAACACGTGTTCACTAGTGACGTAGTGATGGCTGAGCCCGTGCGGTTTTGGTGAGGCCCGGCACCAGCGAAGGTCTCTGGGCACACCGCAGAGCGCAGAGTGTGGCGGGACAGACGGAGACAAAGAGGGACGGAGAGGGAGACGGTGAGGAAAGACGAGCGTTGGAAGAGAAATAAAAACACGATGTGGATGGGCTGAATGTGAGAGGgggacacaggagagacagaCGTGTGCGCGAGGCAGACGAGAAGTATCGGCACGCACGGCGAGGCGGTGtctacagcgtgtgtgtgtgtgtgtgtgtgcttttctgAGTCCCCCAGCCAGTGCAGAGGGAGACGGCTCTGGCCTCCGCACACAGTCCTCGCTCTCTTCGGCCCAGCAAGgtgcacagagcacacactaTTCTCCTGCAGGAAGCACCAGCTCCGTCTGGAAGCAATCACACGGCCATCAGAAGGCTGTTTGTAGTAACACAGAGTGGCCAGGGCAGGGGTCAAATGTCACATTTCAACCCAAACAAACCCaatcaaaataataaaataataataataggatACGTCCTCGGAGATTCGACGTTGTGTGAGACGGAAGGGGCCAGCTGAGGTCGAGTGGGAGAACAAATGACTAACTTTGTCAGAAATCATCCAAACATCGCGCCGTAAATCATCTCCAAGCAAACCAAACACGGACCTGGTGGTCAAGGTTCAGCCTCAGCTTCCAGACTGAAGCAGGTCTCAGAAACATGACATTTACAGTGCGATAGCAAAGTCTTAATGAACTCCTTGACTACTAAAATCAACCTCTTACTGTAAAGGAATCACTGACAAAGGAAACAGAACTGGTCAAACTTCTCATGTTGGTTTGCGTTGGAGCAGCAGCTTAGTAAAACATTACATGTACACttgctgccatctagtggacagTTGAACACACAGTTGAACGGGCACGTAAGCCGGCTATGAATGTCTCTGAAAATTCCATTACAACAAACATGGCAGTGACACTctttagaaaaacaacacaGTATGACATTTAGTTACTCAAAAAGCATTACACATTAAAGAATCTCAGGCATCATGGACCAGTAGCATTTGTGTTTTGAACAGTGACCCACATTGGACAGTGGAAAATGGGACGAAATTGGACTCTAGCAGCAGAAACGGTTTAAGTGGGCAGCGCTGTAGTTGGAACATGCAAGTTGAGATGATGAAACAGATGATGGACTGGAGATTATACGTCAAAATCTCACCAGCTGCAGATGAGCGTttcatgaacacacaacactccTGATCCTTTGTGATACTAACACAGTGACCAACATCGGCATATTCTCCAAAACCATTTCTCATCAGACTTCCTCTTTCCTCTGCCTTCCCTGTGGAACATGTACTGTGTGTTGATGTAAAATAAGGCCGTGTCTGTAACCAAAGACCACCATTGTCAAGTAAATGTTTTTGATGGAGTCATGGCAAGGAACCAGTGAGGACAGGTTCACGAATGGAAAACAATTTTGCTTTTTCTGTATGTAAATGTCAAGCACATGCAACCCAAAAGGACTTACAACAACTCTAACCTGATTCTGATAGGAAGCAGGCTGCCATTTTTGATGTCCCGGAAAAACTTTGCATGGCTTGAAGATGCACATGATCCTGGCATACTCACTAAATCAATCACTTAACACTTTCGTCATAAATGTTACTGAGTGATCTTACTGGTTAACCTAGATGAGTCAATGGACAGTATATTTAAAGCAGTTACAGACATTAAATGTTAAAACAGATATTCAAGCAGCATCTGGGAACAACACTTTACTTCCTGTACCATTTCCTCCTACTTCCTGAAACCCTCTTACCTAGAGTTCTTACATATGaatgttatttacatttttttatataaatgatCATTTTAATGTCAACCCTGTCAATTTCCATAAGGTTTTATCCATGTATCTGCAAATGAATGAGTAATGTGCATGACTCACAGGCTGGGTGGAGAGCAGGTACACAGGACTGGGTGGAGGCACCTGGCTCAGCTCGCAGCTCAGCCCCAGAGATGTGAGGATCTCCGTCAGGACCTCGTAGCGCCTCGCGTTGCTCATTTTCAGCTCAGAGAAGTCTGCCCCACCCTGTACCTGCTCAGAGTCTGGAGCTGTCTCTAGACACACCTGGgagaatggagagaaagagaaaggaaagaaagaaaaccaaAAGAATATAACTGGTCTCTGTTCTGCAGTGTGAATATATACTTGAGTAACAAAATGCCATAAAATATGAAATTCCACCCTGTGCCACTGCTTACTTATTTGGACAGTGTGTGGTTTTTTCTGTACCTGAGAGAGCACGGCCTCTCCTCCGTCGTCCCCGTGACTCACTCTGACGATGACGGCGTCCCTCTCCGGGTGGTCCTGGGTCCTCAGGTcgccccacacctccacctggccGCTGGCGTCTCCGTCTCGGGGCTCGCACTCGTACGTGGCGTCCCCGGCCAGCACGCTCAGCTCCACCTCCGTGCTGTCGGCTTTGGTGAAGCTCATCCTGCAGAGGCGGCCGCGCCGGCCCTCCCTGGGCACCAGGCGGAGCCCGGCGGggcagagggtggaggagagcccCAGCACCCTGCCACCCTGGCTCAGGTAGGTGAGGAAACACAACTGTAGCTGGGGAGTGAGCGGCCCGTCGTCAGCCAGgaccagcagggcggcgctctCCATCCAGGGTTCGGACAGGGCCTGGTGGGGGCGCAGAGGGTAGACGGCATAGCGCTCCACGTCTACGCATTCAGCCAGCAGGGCGCGGACGAGGCCGTAGCGCTCGTCACAGCCCCCCGTGAACACCAGCACGTTGGGCGGTTTGCCGCAGGAGTTCGAGCCCCGGCCTCCGCCCGCATCCGCACCTCCGCCCGCATCCGCGCCTCCTCCGTCATCGTCGGGCAGATCGGGGATGTTCTCCACCGATGCGAACTTCACAGACTGGATGGTGCTGCTCTCCAGCTCCAGACACTCGTGGCAGctggacaggtggaggtggcgATGGCCCTCCATGTGGTGGTGCTGGGCTGGCGTctgcagcgccccctgcaggacgCCAGCAGGCCTGCTTTCGCTGGACGGGTCCGAGTCTGAGTGCTGGCGGGTCGGCGAAGGCGGGCTGCTGCTCTGCTCCTCTGGCTCGTCTCTGGCCTCTTCCCGGCACAGGGAGGCGGAGCACGGAGCAATCTCCCCCGGGAGCCTCACAGGGAAGACGGTGGGCTGCTCCTGCTGCTGTTCAAAGAGCTCCTTCAGCGCAGACTCCCTGAGCAACACCGCTACGCAGGACACAACAGGACAAAGCACAGCACAGTGAATACTCACACAGAAATAATACAGTGACCACTAACTTCAATTGCAGGAATATCCGCCAAAAGCCTCTCACGACTCTTGAGCAACCGATTTGCCTTTGTGTGCAGTCATAGATGTTTGCCCAGACAAAACCACATCAAGGGACTGACAaatcccccccccaaaaaaaacatcACGTTGAACTGACACACTATTTTTTCTGGAATGAGGCCGTTTTCCATTTGCAGCCGATCCTCCAGGAAAGCCACTCCCAGTGTGCTGAAGTTCTCCACGCTGGCCTCTGCCACTGCCCGGTACGGCTGGCCGGGACTGCAGGCCAGGGGCAGGCAGTAGTCAGACCACCTCAGCACCTATGCACAACACAATTGGTAGAGCGATGGTGCCCAGGACATTAGAAACAGTTTGTTTACAGCCATTTTTAGtgctttcatttttttaatcacaacTGTACAATATATTATTTAACTGATGACAAGAAACAGCAGACATGAAGAAAGCACACAATATTTCAAAAACACACAACTGTTAGCAAAAAGTTTACTTTTTGCTAAAAGTACTAAGTACTTAGAACTTAGTAAGGTGCTAATAAGATTATTAGTCATGCATTTGTGTTGTAGAGGGAATCTGCAGTAAAATGCATACTTTCTTATTGAATCTTTGTGGAGACTGGTCCACTCCACGCTCCGCGGTAGCCTCTATAATAAAGGCCACATTCTCTAGTCTATGACCTCTAATCAGAGATGACCCCAGCAACAACGTCCACTTGCTGAGGTCGTCACATGTCTAGACATAATAAAACAAGCATGCAGTTACACAAGAGGCATAACACGACACAGTGAGTATTAAAAACACACCAAACATTAATACGCATTCGTTTTGGTTTTTATCATGCGTGGCATCGCTGTAAGATAACAGGATAAACggttgtttcttttttattatttatgccattcatttaCCTGGTGGCGAGAAGTGCGCGCGAgcacgcgcacgcacatacacgcgcgcgcgcgcacgcacacgtcatttgaaaggaaaaaaaaagactaaACATGGCCAGTCACCTGCAGCTCGGTGATGTAAAGAACCTTGTTTCCCAACTTGAGGAAGACTGCGTCCTCCTGTGAAACCGGAGTGTGTGGTTTTCTGAGAGGCTGCTGGAGAGTCGGGGCTCTTCCTCTCTGGCGCGACACCTCCGCTCTGAGCGCACAGAAGGCGAAGCTGCTCTGGCTCCCGCACAGCCTATGTAACGCACTCCGGATAACGCCCGTGTAACAT
This window contains:
- the hlcs gene encoding biotin--protein ligase isoform X2; amino-acid sequence: MLITLCYVYLWVRFQKCYTGVIRSALHRLCGSQSSFAFCALRAEVSRQRGRAPTLQQPLRKPHTPVSQEDAVFLKLGNKVLYITELQVLRWSDYCLPLACSPGQPYRAVAEASVENFSTLGVAFLEDRLQMENGLIPEKIVSVLLRESALKELFEQQQEQPTVFPVRLPGEIAPCSASLCREEARDEPEEQSSSPPSPTRQHSDSDPSSESRPAGVLQGALQTPAQHHHMEGHRHLHLSSCHECLELESSTIQSVKFASVENIPDLPDDDGGGADAGGGADAGGGRGSNSCGKPPNVLVFTGGCDERYGLVRALLAECVDVERYAVYPLRPHQALSEPWMESAALLVLADDGPLTPQLQLCFLTYLSQGGRVLGLSSTLCPAGLRLVPREGRRGRLCRMSFTKADSTEVELSVLAGDATYECEPRDGDASGQVEVWGDLRTQDHPERDAVIVRVSHGDDGGEAVLSQVCLETAPDSEQVQGGADFSELKMSNARRYEVLTEILTSLGLSCELSQVPPPSPVYLLSTQPELRSAFEHWLRGNVDDKGAVIGSGGVLRVVWGPGDEVLPAEGELALHLQAPESLSEHFCMQTYSRHLRSQRLGHTLLYADVTTTTMDLLEGMMMQLPRDMGLIAVAARQTKGKGRGGNAWLSPLGCAMFTLHLQVEVSSTLGQRIPFLQHLAALAMVEAVRTLPGYEDIDLRLKWPNDIYYSNLMKLGGILVNSTVMGSTFHLLIGCGLNVSNSNPTICVNDLVAQQNRERGCGLEPLSPAQLIARAVTLLETLVTQFQLQGPQAALPLYYERWIHGGTQVRLWSEDGPVADVVGLDDHGFLQVNSRELGLVSVQPDGNSFDMMRNLVVTKH
- the hlcs gene encoding biotin--protein ligase isoform X1, with translation MLITLCYVYLWVRFQKCYTGVIRSALHRLCGSQSSFAFCALRAEVSRQRGRAPTLQQPLRKPHTPVSQEDAVFLKLGNKVLYITELQTCDDLSKWTLLLGSSLIRGHRLENVAFIIEATAERGVDQSPQRFNKKVLRWSDYCLPLACSPGQPYRAVAEASVENFSTLGVAFLEDRLQMENGLIPEKIVSVLLRESALKELFEQQQEQPTVFPVRLPGEIAPCSASLCREEARDEPEEQSSSPPSPTRQHSDSDPSSESRPAGVLQGALQTPAQHHHMEGHRHLHLSSCHECLELESSTIQSVKFASVENIPDLPDDDGGGADAGGGADAGGGRGSNSCGKPPNVLVFTGGCDERYGLVRALLAECVDVERYAVYPLRPHQALSEPWMESAALLVLADDGPLTPQLQLCFLTYLSQGGRVLGLSSTLCPAGLRLVPREGRRGRLCRMSFTKADSTEVELSVLAGDATYECEPRDGDASGQVEVWGDLRTQDHPERDAVIVRVSHGDDGGEAVLSQVCLETAPDSEQVQGGADFSELKMSNARRYEVLTEILTSLGLSCELSQVPPPSPVYLLSTQPELRSAFEHWLRGNVDDKGAVIGSGGVLRVVWGPGDEVLPAEGELALHLQAPESLSEHFCMQTYSRHLRSQRLGHTLLYADVTTTTMDLLEGMMMQLPRDMGLIAVAARQTKGKGRGGNAWLSPLGCAMFTLHLQVEVSSTLGQRIPFLQHLAALAMVEAVRTLPGYEDIDLRLKWPNDIYYSNLMKLGGILVNSTVMGSTFHLLIGCGLNVSNSNPTICVNDLVAQQNRERGCGLEPLSPAQLIARAVTLLETLVTQFQLQGPQAALPLYYERWIHGGTQVRLWSEDGPVADVVGLDDHGFLQVNSRELGLVSVQPDGNSFDMMRNLVVTKH